A genomic region of Anopheles coustani chromosome 3, idAnoCousDA_361_x.2, whole genome shotgun sequence contains the following coding sequences:
- the LOC131265542 gene encoding uncharacterized protein LOC131265542 — protein sequence MEWEAFKQSGSSAIPWADLGVGITRDEDAILQAASTSGIVEANRQISFENRVEVIGSGSLILPTEEPETISSHEDTSIDGSDDDDDDIRVDCTRLARYVDSYSRHEALRRWAILELVSRSSLGKLLAILRKDYKLKLPKDARTLTKSSSQVSIDGLPLFKSSNTQLWPILIKVEELVDAPVMLVGVFGGQAKPENIEQYLRPLVLEVNGLQQRGLQFGDKQVHFKLRAIVADSPARAYLKAVTSYTGKHGCLKCSCVGEYIKPENKVIFDSVNSAPRTDAGFRAKVDKDHHKSWRTPLEDINNFHLIEDVVFTPRFLKQH from the exons atggagtGGGAGGCATTCAAGCAAAGTGGATCAAGTGCTATACCGTGGGCAGATCTAGGCGTTG GTATAACCCGAGATGAAGATGCTATTTTACAAGCGGCATCTACGAGCGGCATTGTTGAAGCCAACCGCCAGATAAGTTTTGAAAACAGGGTGGAGGTTATTGGTAGTGGAAGCTTAATTTTACCCACAGAGGAACCTGAAACAATTTCGAGCCATGAGGACACATCTATTGACGgatctgatgatgatgatgatgatatcaGAGTGGATTGCACTAGGTTAGCTAGATATGTAGATAGCTATAGCCGACATGAGGCGTTGAGACGGTGGGCAATCTTGGAACTCGTATCACGTTCGTCTCTAGGAAAACTTCTGGCGATCTTGAGGAAGGATTATAAATTGAAACTTCCTAAAGATGCACGGACACTTACCAAATCATCCTC ACAAGTGTCGATCGATGGGCTTCCCCTTTTTAAAAGTTCAAACACACAACTGTGGCCAATACTTATAAAGGTGGAAGAATTGGTAGATGCTCCGGTAATGCTTGTCGGTGTTTTTGGGGGACAAGCAAAGCCGGAGAACATCGAACAATATCTTCGGCCGCTAGTGTTGGAGGTGAACGGTCTCCAGCAAAGAGGCTTGCAGTTCGGTGACAAGCAGGTGCATTTTAAACTTCGCGCCATTGTTGCCGATTCTCCGGCGCGGGCGTATCTAAAAGCTGTCACCAGTTATACTGGTAAGCATGGATGCTTAAAGTGTTCCTGTGTTGGGGAATACATCAAACCGGAGAATAAAGTCATTTTTGACTCCGTGAACTCTGCACCGCGCACGGACGCGGGCTTTCGAGCTAAGGTAGACAAGGACCATCATAAGAGTTGGCGGACACCACTAGAAGATATAAATAATTTCCATTTAATAGAAGACGTCGTT